In Actinoplanes lobatus, the DNA window CGCAACTGGAAGGCGTCGCCGAGCGGATCACCGAACTCGGCGTACGCCGACAGCAGCTCCTCCCCGGCGCCGGCCAGAGCCGCGCCGATCTGCAACGGCCGGGTCACCGTGTACCGGGCCGACTTGAGCCGGATCACGGTCAGGGCGCCGGCGGTCGAGCCGTCACCCACCCCGGAGACCAGGTCGAGATACTGGCCCGCGATCACCTCGGTACGCATCGCGCCGAACACCGCGTAGCCCCGGCTCACCTGCTCGTCACTCAGCCCGCAGCCCAGGAACATCTGGTCCGCCCAGGCCGCGCACAGATCGCCGCAGAGCAGCGCGGTGTTGCGCCCGTACCGGGCCGGGTCGCCGCGCCACGCCGACCGGGTGTGCAGATCGGCGAAGAACGCGTGCACCGACGGCTCGCCACGGCGCCGCTCGCTGCCGTCCATGATGTCGTCGTGGATCAGCGCGAAGGCGTGGAAGATCTCCAGCGCCGCGGCCGCCGTGACGATGCCCGGACCGTCCTCGCCGTCCGCGCCGCGCCAGCCCCAGTAGCAGAACATCGGCCGCAGCCGCTTGCCGCCGGACAGCAGAAACCGTTGCAGCGTGCTGAACAACCCCCGCGGCGCGCCCTCGGGCCACTGCGGGACCTGTCCGGTGAGAAAGCCGTCGAGCTGGGCGTCGAACCGGGCCCGCAGTGTCACGGCCCCTCCCCTACCGCTCGGCCAGGCGCAACAGCAGGCTCTTCACGTCGGTGGCGGCGATCCGGCCGACGGCCCCGGCCGGGTCCGAACAGAGCAGGACCGGGGAGTCCTCGGCGCTCTCCGGCAGGCGGCCGTGCGAGCCGCGGACCGCTCGCGCGCCGGCGTCCAGGCCGACCACCCGCATCAGGTAGCGCATGCCGAGCTTCTTACGGGCCAGCGCGACGGCCGCCCGGCGTTTCGCGGCGGCCGGCCCGGCGGGATCGAAGAACAGCTCGGCCGGGTCGTAGCCGGGTTTGCGGTGGATGTCCACCAGCCGGGCGAAGTCCGGGGCGCGGGCGTCGTCGAGCCAGTAGTAGTAGGTGAACCACGCGTCCGGCTCGGCGACCAGCACCAGCTCACCGGAGCGGGCATGGCCGAGGCCGTCGCGTACCTCGGCGACCCCCGGCAGGTCCTCGAGCAGCTCCGCGACCGCCGGCACGTCCGCCGGGTCCCGCACGTACACGTGGGCGATCTGGTGGTCGGCGACGGCGAACGCCCGTGACGTCCACGGGTCCAGGTACTCCATGCCGGCTTGGGTGTGTACCCGCAGCAGGCCCTTCTCGCGCAGCCGCCGGTTGACGTCGACCGGCCGGCGCACCGGGGTGATGCCGTACTCCGACAGCGCCACGATCGTCGCCCCGCGCGCCCGCGCGGCGTCCAGCAGCGGGCCGAGCACCTCGTCCAACTCGGCCGCGGCGGCCGCCGCCCGGGGGTCGCCGGGGCCGTACCGTTGCAGGTCGTAGTCCAGGTGCGGGACGTAGACCAGGGTCAGGTCCGGGTCGTGGGCGGCCATCACGTGCTCGGCGGCCCGGCAGATCCACGTCGACGAGGCCAGGCCGGCGCCCGGCCCCCAGTAGGTGAAAAGCGGGAAGGTGCCCAGTTTCGCGGTCAGCTCGTCGTGCAGCTCCGGCGGGTCGGTGTAGCAGTCCGGTTCCTTGCGGCCGTCGGCGTGGTAGACCGGTCGTGGCGTGACCGTCCAGTCGACGTCCGCGCCCATGGCGTACCACCAGCAGATGTTGGCGACCGTGTAGCCCGGGGACCGCTTCCGGGCGGCCTGCCACACCTTCTCCCCGCCGACCAGGGCGTGATGCTGGCGCCACAGCAGCACCTCGCCCAGATCCCGGAAGTACCAGCCGTTGCCGACGATGCCGTGCCCGGCCGGGGTCTCCCCGGTCAGCAGGCTCGCCTGTACCGAGCAGGTGACGGCCGGGAGCACCGGGTCGAGCCGGTTGACGGCGCCGATCGCCCGCAGCCGGGGCATGTGCTCGATCAGGCGCGGGGTCAGCCCGACCACGTCGAGGACCACGAGTTTCGTCATGCGTGCCCTCCGGTGAGCTGGTCGCGGGTCCAGGCGAGCTCACCGGCGATGCCGTCGGCCAGTTCCGCGGGCGAGGTGGGCCGCTGCCCGGCCGGCAGCACGTCCCAGGTGTAGGTCTCCACGTCGAAGTGGTCGCAGTCCACGACGGCCAGCGCGTCACGCAGCAGCGGTGTGGTGGCGGTCAGCGGTGGCGCGGGTGGCGTGTGCAGCGGCACGTGGAAGTGGATGCGCCACGGGCCGGGCGGGTTCTCGGCCAGGGCGAGGTCCAGGTCGTCGCAGGCGTGGCCGGCGGCGGTACGGGTCTGGTGCAGGAACCGGGGTTCGGCGTACCGCTCCAGCACCGGCCGGGCCGCGACCGGGTCGGTGACCTCCAGGGCGGCCGACACCTGCACCTTGACGATCGGGATCCCGGCCGTGGCGAGGCGGTCCACCGCGGCTTTCGGATCCTCCCAGGCGCACGCCAGGTGGGCCAGGTCCAGGCAGACGCCGAGCCGGTCGGTGTCCGTGCCGGCCAGCATGTCGACGGCCTGCGCGGTGGTCTCGGCGACACAGCCGGGCTCCGGTTCGAACGCCACCCGGACCACCCGGCCGGTCTGCCAGGCGATCTCGGCCAGTCCTTCGGCGAGCCGGTCCAGCATCCGCCGGGCGGCGTCGTGGCTCTCCGTCGTCCACGGCTCACGCCAGGCCAGCGGCAGCGTCGACACCGAACCCCGGTCGGCGTCGGCGGGCAGCAGATCGACCAGGATCCGGGCCAGGTTCAGCGTGTGGTCCAGCCGTTCCGGGGTCGTCCAGTCGGGCCGGTAGACGGCGTGCTTGACCACCGGCGCCTGGAACGCCTCGTACGGGAAACCGTTGAGGGTGACCACCTCCAGACCGCGCACGTCCAGTTCCCGGCGCAGCCCCCGGCGGGCCTCGCCGTCCTCGGCGAGCACGGCGGCCATCGGCGCGGCCAGCCACAGGCCGAGCCCGAGCACGTCGGCGCCGAGCCGTTCCCGGACCGCGACGGCGTACGTGTCGAGCTGGCCGATGATGCCGGGCAGGTCCTCGGCGGGGTGCACATTGGTGCAGTAGCCGAGGTGGACCTGCCGGCCGTCCGGACGGCGGACCCGCATCAGCTGCCCCCTCGCAGGATCGAGCTGCCCTCGAAGAGCGGCCCGGTGTCGCCGGTCTCGCTCAGGTCGAGACGCCCGGACTGTCCGTAGAACTCGACCGGGTTGCGCCACAGCACCCGGTCCACGTCGTCATCGCTGAACCCGGCCGCGAGCATCGCCTCGCCGGTGCGGCGGGTCAGCAGCGGATCCGAGCGGCCCCAGTCGGCGGCCGAGTTGACCAGCATCCGGTCCAGGCCGTGCGAGCGCAGGATCTCCACCATCCGCGGTGGTGACATCTTCGTGTCCGGGTAGATCGAGAAGCCCATCCAGCAGCCGGTGTCGTGCACATCGCCGACGGTCACCTCGTTGAGATGGTCGACGACCACCCGGCCGGGGTGGATACCGCTCTCCCGCACCACGTCGAGGGTCCGTTTCACACCCTGCGCCTTGTCCCGGTGCGGGGTGTGCACGAGTGCGGGCAGTTCGTACTCGACGGCCAGCGCCAGCTGCACGGCGAACGCCTCGTCCTCCTCCGGGGTCATCGCGTCGTACCCGATCTCGCCGACCGCCACCACCGAGTCCTTGTCGAGGTAGCGCGGGATCAGGTCGAGCACCGGCCGGCAGCGTGGATCGTTGGCCTCCTTCGGGTTCAGGGCGATGGTGGCGTGGTGGCGGATGCCGAACTGGGCGGCCCGGAACGGCTCCCACCCGACCAGCGAGTCGAAGTAGTCGGTGAACGAGCCCGGGTTGGTGCGTGGCTGGCCGAGCCAGAAGGCCGGTTCGACGACGGCCCGGACTCCGGCGGCGGCCATCCGCCCGTAGTCGTCGGTGGTGCGTGAGGTCATGTGGATATGCGGGTCGAAGATGCGCACGGGACCTCCCAGGGGGACGGGTCAGGGGATGCGGTCGAGCAGGCGGTGCGCGTCGTCGGGCAGCCGGCGTCCGGCCGCCTCGCGCTCCGCGCGCAGAGCGGAGACCATCGCGGCCAGCTCACGGTCGGCGCGCCGGTCCAGGTCGTCGATCTTTTCCAGGGGTACGCCCATGAAGACGCACTTGAGCACGGCCTGCCGCCAGGTGTGCTGGTCGAGATGCCGGGCGTACGGGCCGAGGGCGGCCGTGATGAGCCGGGTGTCGTTGGTGCGCAACGCGTCGTGCAGCAGTGGCACCGCCTCGGCGCCGAGCGGCAGCGCCGGCAGTGCCGTGAGGATCGCGAGCCTCTCGCCCGCGTCGCCGTGCCGGTACAGGTCGTCGACCCAGTGGGGCACCGTCTCCGGTGGCAGCGCGAGCAGCAGCCGGGTCCGCGCGTTCTCCTCGGGGCGGCAGTGGCGTCCGGCCGCAGCGAACAGGCGCACGATCGCCGCGGGACTGTCACCGACTCTCGCGACGGCGTCGGTGAGCCAGGCGTTCTCTTCCATGGCGCCTCCTCGTTTACTTCTCGGCGGCTCGCAGGAATTCCAGGGACCGGGCCGCGACCGTGGGGGCGGCGTGCGAATGGCGGGGCAACTCCACGGCGACGAGCCCGGCGTACCCGGCGGCGGACAGGGCCGCCAGCACCGGCGGGAAATCGATCTCCCCGGTGCCGAATTCGAGGTGCTCGTGTACGTCGCGCCGCATGTCGTCGATCTGGACGTTGACCAGGTGTTCGGCCACCGCCGTCACACAGCCGGGAACCGGGATCGGCTCCAGGCATCGACAGTGCCCGATGTCGAGGGTAATGCCGAACCCGGCCGGTGCGCCGAGGTCGGCGTGCAGCCGCCGCCAGCCGGCGATGTCCGGCACGAGCATTCCCGGCTCCGGCTCGAAGCCGAGGGTGACGCCGCGTTCCCGGGCCGCCTCGACGATCCGCGCGCAGCCGTCGACGAGCCGGTCCCAGGCGGTGGCCTCGGCGACGGCGGCGGGACGCACCCCGGCCCAGAACGACACCGCCTCGGCGCCGAGGTCCGCGCCGATGTCGACGGCCCGGCGCAGGAACTCCAACCGCAGCTCACGGTCGTCGTCGAGCAGGGTGGGTGAGTGTTTGCGCCAGGGATCCAGCAGGTACCGGGCGCCGGTCTCGATCACCACGGCGAGGCCCAGCGACGACAGCCGGGCGGACACCTCGCCGACCCGGCGGGGCAGGTCGGCCGCGAACGGATCGAGATGGTCGTGGTCGAGGGTGAGCGCCACCCCCTCGTAGCCCAGGTCGGCGATCACGGCGAGCGCGTCGTCAAGCCGGTGGTTGGCGAAACCGTTGGTGCCGTACCCGAACCGCAGCTCGCTCATGTCGTCACCTCCGCTTCGCTCCGGCGCCGCCATGAGTTCAAGACTGAGCCCGATGATTCACTCGCAAGCTCGCTCATGTCGTCACCTCCGCTTCGCTCCGGCGCCGCCATGAGTTCAAAACTGAGCCCGATGATTCACTCGCAAGCTCGCTCATGTGGGGCTCACCTTCCGGGCCAGCGGGCCGGCCAGGAGCGCGGCGCCGGCCACCGCGACGCCCGCCACGGGACGGCCGGCGCGGGCGGTCAGGGCGCCCTGCAACGCCGGGAACGCGGTGATCCCGGCCGTCACCGCGCCCTGCAACGTCGTCGCGTCCGGGCTGGTCAGGGCGCGTTGCTGGGCGGCGCCGAAGCGGGCCGCGTACCAGGCCGAGAGCAGTCCGCCGACGGTCGTCGTCGGCGAGGCGGCGGCGCCCGCGACGACCGCGGTGCCGGCCAGAGTCGAGGCGGGCAGCGCGGCGGTGGCGCCGGTCGTCTCCCGGCGGGACAACAGCGTGATCAGGTACGTGTGCGCGGCCACCGTACAGGCGGCCGGAACCGCCGCCCGGCGCCGCCCGGTGCCGGCGCCGAGCAGCACGTCGAGCCCACGGCAGGCCGCCATCACGGCGGGCCCGGCGGCGGTCTGCTTGGCCACCAGGTCGTACGCCCAGATGGCACCGGCCAGCGGAACCGCGACCGCGGCGGCCCGGCGGCCCCCGGCGAGCGCCGCGATCGTGACCCCCGCGCCGGTCAGGGCCACGGCGACGCCCAGCGCGGTGCCGGGCCGGACCCGGCCGGACGGGATGGGCCGCCCGGGCCGCTCGACCGCGTCGATCTTCCGGTCCGCGAGGTCGTTGGCGGCCATGCCCGCCCAGTAGAGGCAGACGGACGCGCCGGCCAGCGCCAGGGTCCGCGGTCGCAGGGTGCCGGCCGCGGCCGCTCCGGCGATCACGTCACCGGGCACCGACAGGGCGGCGGGCGCGCGGACCAGCTCGGCCAGATCCCGCCAGCCGGTCACGGCAGCGCCTGATCGAGGCCGGCGACGAACTCGGTGAGCATCCGGTACTGGTCGGCCAGGCCGTGCGGGACGTCGCCGGGTGGGTCCTTGAAGAAGAACGCCAGTTCGGTCAGTGCCCCGGAGCGTCCGGCGGCGTGTGCGGCGCCGGTCAGCCGGGCCAGGTCCAGGACGAGCGGGGCGGCCAGCGCCGAGTCGCAGCCGTGCCAGGTGAACTCCATGCGCATCCGGGTGCCGAGGAAACCGGCGAACGTCACCAGGTCCCAGGCGGTCTTGAAGTTGCCGATGTCCTCGACGTACTCGATCCGGACCGTGCCCTGTGGCTGCTGCCCGAGGGTCTCCCGCAGCACCCGCTGCTTGCTCGCGCTCTTGGCGTCGTTGGCGGCCGGATCGGCGAGGTTCGCCCCGTCTCCGCCGCCGAGCAGGTTGATGCCGGACCAGGTGAGCACGTCCAGGTGGCGCTGGGCGAACATCGGCGCCAGCACCGACTTGAGCAGGGTCTCCCCGGTCTTGCCGTCGCGCCCGGCGTACGGCAGCCCCTGCCGCCGGGCCAGTTCGTCGAGGGCGGGCAGCCGGGCGCCGGTGGACGGGGTGAAGTCGACGTACGCGCAGCCGGCCCGCAGTGCCGCGTAGGCGTACAGCGCGCTCGGCGGCAGCACCGGCCGTCCCGCGGTGAGGGCGGCCTCCAGCAGCGCCAGTTCGGCGTGCGCCGGGTCCGGCCCGGCGATCGGCTCGGTGGAGGCGACGTTGACCACCACGACCCGGTCCAGCCGGTGGCGTTCCCGGAACTCGGCCAGGTCGGCGATGATGAGGCCGGCCGTTCCCGCCTGGGTGGGGCCGGCCGGCAGCGGCCGGATGTCGGCGTCCACCGCGGCCAGGTCGGCCTGCACGGCGGCCACCAGGCGCGCCGGGACGACGCGTGCGTCGGCCAGGGCCTCGGCCCGCTTGGTCAGCGGCACCGTGGACGGATCGTGGCCGCCGAAGACGAGATCGCCGAAACCGGGAAGGGCGGCGGCGCGCAGTTCCGGCAGCTCGGTGACGCACCCGGTCGGCGCGGTCAGACCGGCGCGCAGGGCAAGTGCTCCGACAATGCTGGTGACCGCGACACTGCCGCGACCGCCGACCAGCCAGACACCCAGGGACATGACTCCTCCGAATTCGTTGGCGGGCAGGCAGGCGGAACCGGTGCGGCGTTCCGGCTCCGCCTGCCGTTCAGGGGGTCACCCGGCCCGGCGCGGGAATCCCGTCCGTGCCGCACCGGGTGGCGGTCGTCTCGTCCGCCACCCGTCCGGACACGGGGCGCACCGTGTCCGGACCCTCGCGGGTGAGGGAGGAGCCCGGTCATTCAGCAGTGGTCAGGCGGCCACCTCCGCGAAGATCGGCTCCACGTCGGTCCAGCCGGAGCCGTGCCCGGCCGAGCGGAGGACGGCGTCCAGCACCAGCTGCACCTGGAGGGCATCGGTGAACGACGGGGCCGGGTCGGCTCCGGTGGCGATCGCCTCGATCAGGTCGCGGGCCTGGTGGGTGAAGGAGTGCTCGTAACCGATCCCGTGGCCGGGCGGCCACCAGGCGGACAGGTACGGGTGATCCGGTTCGGTCACCAGGATCGTGGTGAAGCCCTGTTCGGTGGACGGTTCGGTGGCGTCGTAGAACTCGAGTTCGTTCATCCGCTCGAAGTCGAAGGCGATCGACCCCAGCGAGCCGTTGATCTCCACGCGCAGCCCGTTCTTGCGGCCGGTCGCGAAGCGGGTCGCCTCGTACGTGGCGATCGCGCCCCCGTCGAGCCGGGCCAGGAACAGCGCGGCGTCGTCGACGGTCACCTGCCCGGTGGTGACCGTGCCGTTGCCGTCCCCGGCCGCCGCGCTGAGCCCGCTGGAGGCCTGCGGCAGCGGCCGTTCCTTGACGAACGTCTCGGTCAGCGCGGTCACCCCGGTGATGCGCTGACCGGTGACGAACTGGGTGAGGTCGATGATGTGCGCGCCGATGTCGCCGAGCGCGCCGGAGCCCGCCTTGTCCTTCTGCAGCCGCCAGACCAGCGGGAACTGGGGGTCGGTGATCCAGTCCTGGAGGTAGACGGCGCGGATGTGCCGGATGTCGCCGATCCGCCCGTCGGCCACCATCCGCCGCATCAGCGCGACCGCGGGCACCCGCCGGTAGTTGAATCCGCACATCGACCGGACGCCGGCCGCCGCCCGGAGTTCCGCGGCCGCGGCCATCTGCCGGGCCTCGTCGATCGTGTTGGCCAGCGGCTTCTCGCAGAGGACGTGTTTGCCGGCGGCGAGTGCCGCGATCGCGATCTCGGCGTGGCTGTCCCCGGGCGTACAGATGTCGATCAGGTCGATGTCGTCACGGGACACCAGCGCCCGCCAGTCGGTGGTGTGCTGCTCCCAGCCGAGCCGGGCCGCCGCCGCGGCGACGTTCGCCTCGTCACGGCCGCACACCACCGACATCCGGGCGTGCAGGGGCAGGTCGAACACGCGGTTCACGGTGCGCCACGCCTGTGAGTGCGCGGCGCCCATGAACGCGTAGCCGACCATGCCGACCCGCAGTTGCGATTGCGTGGACAAGATGGGTCTCCCCCCGTACGCGGTCAGAACCCGAGCTTGATGTAGCTGCTCGCGTTCCCCTTCGTGATGGTCTCCGAGGCCAGCACGATGTTCTTGGGAACCTGGAGCTCCACCAGGTCGGACATACCCTTGTTCTGGCCGATCAGCCGGGCCAGCGAGATGGCCGACGAGGCCATCGACGGGCTGTAGGTGACCGTCGCCTTGAGCACCGTGTTGTCGGCCTGGATCGTCTCGATGGCCTGCTTCGAGCCGGCGCCGCCGACCATGATGAACTCGCTGCGGCCGGCCTGGTTGATCGCGGCCAGCACACCGACGCCCTGGTCGTCGTCGTGGTTCCAGAGCGCGTCCATCTTCGGCAGCGCCTGGAGCAGCTGTGCCGCCTCCTGCTGGCCGGAGTCGACGGTGAACCGGGCCGCGCGACGGTTGGCCACCTTGAACCCGGCCGCCGTCAGCGTGTCGGTGAAGCCCTTGGACCGCTCCTGGGTCAGTTCCAGCTCGTCCATGCCGGCGATCTCGCCGATGATCGGGGCGGTGATGCCCTTCACCTTCATCTGCGTGATGATGTAGTCGGCCGCGGCCACACCCATGCCGTAGTTGTCGCCCTTGATCAGGGTGCGGTAGGCGCGGGCGTCGGGGAAGGCGCGGTCCAGGTTGACCACCGGGATGCCGGCGCCCATCGCCTCGAGGCCGAACGAGTTGAGCTCCTTGCCGTCGTGCGGCAGCAGCACGATGACGGTGGGTTTCTGCCCGATCAGCGTGGACAGCGCCGCGCGCTGGGCGGCGGCGTCGGCGCCCGCCTCCACCGACTTGAACTCGACGTCCGAGTAGGCCTGGGCCTGCGCCTTGGCGTTGTTGGTGATGGCCGCGATCCACCCGTGGTCGGCCGCGGGGGCGGAGAAGCCGATGACGACCTTCTGGCCCGGCGCCGCGTTGCCCTCGGCGTTTCCGGAGTCCTTGGTCTGCGCCGGGGTCGGCGCCGCTTCGTTGCTGGTGCACGCGGTGAGAAGGGCTCCCGCACCCACCGCGGCGCCGCCGAAGAGCAGCCGGCGCCGCGACAGGTCGGAGTTGATCTTTTCCATGGCCATCTCCTATGTCTCGTCTCGAGGACGGGGGTGTGAAGGGTGTGCGAGACCCGGCGGCCGTCGAAAGACGGTCACCTCGCGGAAGAAGCGGAATTCAGCTGGCGGTTGTTGCCCGTTGCCGGTCGAAGAACTGCGTGACGGACTTGAAGCGGAACTGCTGGACCAGGACCGCCGCGACGATGATGCCGCCCTTCACCATGTTCTGGGCCTCGGTGGAGAGACCGTTGATGGCGAACAGGTTGGTGATCGTCGCGAAGATGAGCACGCCCAGGATGGAACCGACGATCGTTCCCCGGCCCCCGCTGAGCAGGGTGCCACCGATGATCGCGGCGGCGATGGCGTCCAGCTCGTACAGGTTGCCCATGGCCGCCTGCGCGGACGTCGCCTGGGACGTCAGCATGATCGCGGCGATGCCGCAGCACAGTCCGGACAGCGCGTACAGCAGCATGGTGTGCCGTTTGACGTCGATGCCGGCCAGGCGCGCGGCCTCCGGGTTGCCGCCGACCGCCACCGTGCGCCGGCCGAACGTGGTGCGGTTCAGCAGCACCCAGCCGGCCACCGCGACGACGGCGAGGATGTAGACCAGCAGCGGGACGCCCAGGACCCGGTCGCTGGCGAGACTGTTGATGACGGTGTTGGCGGAGATCTGCGTCTGTTTGCCGGAGATCGCCGCGGCCAGGCCGCGGGCCGACACGAGCATCGCCAGGGTGGCGATGAAGGGCACCAGACGGCCGTACGAGATGAGCACCCCGTTGATCAGCCCGACGGACACGCCCACCACGATCGCCGTGAAGATCATGCCGACGGTGCCGTACGACTGGGTGGCCAGCGTCGTGCACCACACCCCGGCCAGGGCGACGATCGCGCCGACCGAGAGGTCGATCCCGCCGCCGATGATGACGAACGTCATCCCGACCGTGACCACGCCGACGACCGATGCCAGTTGCAGGATCGACACCATGTTGTTCCACACCCAGGTGGAGTCGCTGTAGAGCTGCGGCTGGGTGATGGCGCCGATGACGATCAGCGCGACGAGTACGCCGACCAGGACCAGGTTGCGGGCCACCGACTCGCTGGACTCGCCGGCCCATGACCGCTTCTGACCGGCCGCGCCCGGTGGTTCCGTGGCGGCGCCGGGCACCGCCAGACCGGTACCTTCACTGAGCGTCACGCTGGCGTCCCTTCCATCAACGACCCCGCCATCACGAGGTCGAGCACCGTGTCTTCGTCGAGTTCGTGGGCGGGCGCCTGGCGGACGACCCGGCCCTCGCGCATCACCAGCACGCGGTCGGACAGGCCGAGCACCTCGGGCACCTCACTGGAGACCAGCAGCACGCCCACCCCTTCCGCGGCGAGCCG includes these proteins:
- a CDS encoding polyprenyl synthetase family protein, encoding MTLRARFDAQLDGFLTGQVPQWPEGAPRGLFSTLQRFLLSGGKRLRPMFCYWGWRGADGEDGPGIVTAAAALEIFHAFALIHDDIMDGSERRRGEPSVHAFFADLHTRSAWRGDPARYGRNTALLCGDLCAAWADQMFLGCGLSDEQVSRGYAVFGAMRTEVIAGQYLDLVSGVGDGSTAGALTVIRLKSARYTVTRPLQIGAALAGAGEELLSAYAEFGDPLGDAFQLRDDVLGVFGDPAVTGKPVLDDLREGKRTVLMALAREAAGHRQAARIRTLLGSPDLDEEGAAELRRIIVDTGALDGVERLIKLRVESALVALAGSGIAPEVAARLTALAHEIVDRRR
- a CDS encoding nucleotide pyrophosphatase/phosphodiesterase family protein, which gives rise to MTKLVVLDVVGLTPRLIEHMPRLRAIGAVNRLDPVLPAVTCSVQASLLTGETPAGHGIVGNGWYFRDLGEVLLWRQHHALVGGEKVWQAARKRSPGYTVANICWWYAMGADVDWTVTPRPVYHADGRKEPDCYTDPPELHDELTAKLGTFPLFTYWGPGAGLASSTWICRAAEHVMAAHDPDLTLVYVPHLDYDLQRYGPGDPRAAAAAAELDEVLGPLLDAARARGATIVALSEYGITPVRRPVDVNRRLREKGLLRVHTQAGMEYLDPWTSRAFAVADHQIAHVYVRDPADVPAVAELLEDLPGVAEVRDGLGHARSGELVLVAEPDAWFTYYYWLDDARAPDFARLVDIHRKPGYDPAELFFDPAGPAAAKRRAAVALARKKLGMRYLMRVVGLDAGARAVRGSHGRLPESAEDSPVLLCSDPAGAVGRIAATDVKSLLLRLAER
- the eboE gene encoding metabolite traffic protein EboE, with product MRVRRPDGRQVHLGYCTNVHPAEDLPGIIGQLDTYAVAVRERLGADVLGLGLWLAAPMAAVLAEDGEARRGLRRELDVRGLEVVTLNGFPYEAFQAPVVKHAVYRPDWTTPERLDHTLNLARILVDLLPADADRGSVSTLPLAWREPWTTESHDAARRMLDRLAEGLAEIAWQTGRVVRVAFEPEPGCVAETTAQAVDMLAGTDTDRLGVCLDLAHLACAWEDPKAAVDRLATAGIPIVKVQVSAALEVTDPVAARPVLERYAEPRFLHQTRTAAGHACDDLDLALAENPPGPWRIHFHVPLHTPPAPPLTATTPLLRDALAVVDCDHFDVETYTWDVLPAGQRPTSPAELADGIAGELAWTRDQLTGGHA
- a CDS encoding TatD family hydrolase — translated: MRIFDPHIHMTSRTTDDYGRMAAAGVRAVVEPAFWLGQPRTNPGSFTDYFDSLVGWEPFRAAQFGIRHHATIALNPKEANDPRCRPVLDLIPRYLDKDSVVAVGEIGYDAMTPEEDEAFAVQLALAVEYELPALVHTPHRDKAQGVKRTLDVVRESGIHPGRVVVDHLNEVTVGDVHDTGCWMGFSIYPDTKMSPPRMVEILRSHGLDRMLVNSAADWGRSDPLLTRRTGEAMLAAGFSDDDVDRVLWRNPVEFYGQSGRLDLSETGDTGPLFEGSSILRGGS
- a CDS encoding EboA domain-containing protein, whose translation is MEENAWLTDAVARVGDSPAAIVRLFAAAGRHCRPEENARTRLLLALPPETVPHWVDDLYRHGDAGERLAILTALPALPLGAEAVPLLHDALRTNDTRLITAALGPYARHLDQHTWRQAVLKCVFMGVPLEKIDDLDRRADRELAAMVSALRAEREAAGRRLPDDAHRLLDRIP
- a CDS encoding sugar phosphate isomerase/epimerase family protein; this encodes MSELRFGYGTNGFANHRLDDALAVIADLGYEGVALTLDHDHLDPFAADLPRRVGEVSARLSSLGLAVVIETGARYLLDPWRKHSPTLLDDDRELRLEFLRRAVDIGADLGAEAVSFWAGVRPAAVAEATAWDRLVDGCARIVEAARERGVTLGFEPEPGMLVPDIAGWRRLHADLGAPAGFGITLDIGHCRCLEPIPVPGCVTAVAEHLVNVQIDDMRRDVHEHLEFGTGEIDFPPVLAALSAAGYAGLVAVELPRHSHAAPTVAARSLEFLRAAEK
- a CDS encoding SCO3242 family prenyltransferase, with the protein product MTGWRDLAELVRAPAALSVPGDVIAGAAAAGTLRPRTLALAGASVCLYWAGMAANDLADRKIDAVERPGRPIPSGRVRPGTALGVAVALTGAGVTIAALAGGRRAAAVAVPLAGAIWAYDLVAKQTAAGPAVMAACRGLDVLLGAGTGRRRAAVPAACTVAAHTYLITLLSRRETTGATAALPASTLAGTAVVAGAAASPTTTVGGLLSAWYAARFGAAQQRALTSPDATTLQGAVTAGITAFPALQGALTARAGRPVAGVAVAGAALLAGPLARKVSPT
- a CDS encoding inositol-3-phosphate synthase; the protein is MSLGVWLVGGRGSVAVTSIVGALALRAGLTAPTGCVTELPELRAAALPGFGDLVFGGHDPSTVPLTKRAEALADARVVPARLVAAVQADLAAVDADIRPLPAGPTQAGTAGLIIADLAEFRERHRLDRVVVVNVASTEPIAGPDPAHAELALLEAALTAGRPVLPPSALYAYAALRAGCAYVDFTPSTGARLPALDELARRQGLPYAGRDGKTGETLLKSVLAPMFAQRHLDVLTWSGINLLGGGDGANLADPAANDAKSASKQRVLRETLGQQPQGTVRIEYVEDIGNFKTAWDLVTFAGFLGTRMRMEFTWHGCDSALAAPLVLDLARLTGAAHAAGRSGALTELAFFFKDPPGDVPHGLADQYRMLTEFVAGLDQALP
- a CDS encoding Gfo/Idh/MocA family protein: MVGYAFMGAAHSQAWRTVNRVFDLPLHARMSVVCGRDEANVAAAAARLGWEQHTTDWRALVSRDDIDLIDICTPGDSHAEIAIAALAAGKHVLCEKPLANTIDEARQMAAAAELRAAAGVRSMCGFNYRRVPAVALMRRMVADGRIGDIRHIRAVYLQDWITDPQFPLVWRLQKDKAGSGALGDIGAHIIDLTQFVTGQRITGVTALTETFVKERPLPQASSGLSAAAGDGNGTVTTGQVTVDDAALFLARLDGGAIATYEATRFATGRKNGLRVEINGSLGSIAFDFERMNELEFYDATEPSTEQGFTTILVTEPDHPYLSAWWPPGHGIGYEHSFTHQARDLIEAIATGADPAPSFTDALQVQLVLDAVLRSAGHGSGWTDVEPIFAEVAA
- a CDS encoding substrate-binding domain-containing protein, which produces MEKINSDLSRRRLLFGGAAVGAGALLTACTSNEAAPTPAQTKDSGNAEGNAAPGQKVVIGFSAPAADHGWIAAITNNAKAQAQAYSDVEFKSVEAGADAAAQRAALSTLIGQKPTVIVLLPHDGKELNSFGLEAMGAGIPVVNLDRAFPDARAYRTLIKGDNYGMGVAAADYIITQMKVKGITAPIIGEIAGMDELELTQERSKGFTDTLTAAGFKVANRRAARFTVDSGQQEAAQLLQALPKMDALWNHDDDQGVGVLAAINQAGRSEFIMVGGAGSKQAIETIQADNTVLKATVTYSPSMASSAISLARLIGQNKGMSDLVELQVPKNIVLASETITKGNASSYIKLGF
- a CDS encoding ABC transporter permease; the encoded protein is MARNLVLVGVLVALIVIGAITQPQLYSDSTWVWNNMVSILQLASVVGVVTVGMTFVIIGGGIDLSVGAIVALAGVWCTTLATQSYGTVGMIFTAIVVGVSVGLINGVLISYGRLVPFIATLAMLVSARGLAAAISGKQTQISANTVINSLASDRVLGVPLLVYILAVVAVAGWVLLNRTTFGRRTVAVGGNPEAARLAGIDVKRHTMLLYALSGLCCGIAAIMLTSQATSAQAAMGNLYELDAIAAAIIGGTLLSGGRGTIVGSILGVLIFATITNLFAINGLSTEAQNMVKGGIIVAAVLVQQFRFKSVTQFFDRQRATTAS